One genomic segment of Clostridium saccharoperbutylacetonicum N1-4(HMT) includes these proteins:
- a CDS encoding right-handed parallel beta-helix repeat-containing protein, producing the protein MGKFIKKICLCIGAVVIGLASALTMAATKAYAADYYISTTGNDSNSGNLKAPFASIAKAQAVASSGDTVYIMGGTYKKFNIAKSDNVYNYVVDITKSGITYEAYSMSDMPTFDFSNITTSKRVAAFRIARGVTDVTITGINVTGVPVGTQKQSECFRVEGNVTLNRVTCHDNAANGFYFVNHGTGTCYRCDSYNNIGVKGISMGNTDGFGAHGEGVTFKECRAWNCSDDGYDCLTSTGTNTFDTCWAYNMNAGGDSNGFKIGGYAMGTPPAVAPVHTVKNCLSASNGAHGFYANHQPGKSATWTNNTAYNNKFGNFDMLERVSTSDATDIPGTREVLHNNISFGGVALKDANLPNENVTDNSWNKSGVSVTADDFQSLDASQMTRPRGKDGELPDITFMHLNSNSDLNGLGCF; encoded by the coding sequence ATGGGAAAGTTTATTAAAAAAATTTGTTTATGTATAGGAGCAGTGGTTATAGGTTTAGCTTCAGCATTAACTATGGCAGCTACTAAAGCTTATGCAGCAGATTACTACATTTCTACAACCGGTAATGATAGTAATTCAGGAAATTTAAAAGCTCCATTTGCGAGTATAGCAAAAGCTCAAGCAGTAGCTTCTTCTGGAGATACTGTATACATTATGGGAGGAACCTATAAAAAATTTAATATAGCAAAATCAGATAATGTGTATAACTATGTAGTTGATATAACAAAGAGTGGAATTACATATGAAGCATACTCTATGAGCGATATGCCAACTTTTGATTTTTCTAACATAACTACTTCTAAGCGTGTAGCGGCTTTTAGAATAGCAAGAGGTGTTACAGACGTTACTATTACAGGAATTAATGTTACTGGAGTTCCAGTAGGAACTCAAAAACAGTCTGAATGTTTCAGAGTAGAAGGAAATGTTACATTAAATAGAGTAACTTGTCATGATAATGCAGCAAATGGATTTTATTTTGTAAATCATGGAACAGGTACATGCTATAGATGTGATTCTTATAATAATATTGGAGTAAAGGGGATATCAATGGGAAATACAGATGGTTTCGGTGCACATGGAGAAGGTGTTACTTTTAAAGAATGTCGTGCTTGGAATTGTAGTGATGATGGATATGATTGCCTTACATCTACAGGAACAAATACTTTTGATACATGCTGGGCATATAATATGAACGCTGGTGGAGATTCTAATGGGTTTAAAATAGGTGGATATGCAATGGGTACACCACCAGCTGTAGCACCTGTTCACACAGTTAAAAATTGTCTTTCTGCGAGCAATGGTGCACATGGTTTTTATGCAAATCATCAACCAGGAAAATCAGCCACTTGGACAAATAATACTGCATATAATAATAAATTTGGAAACTTTGATATGCTTGAGAGAGTAAGCACAAGTGATGCTACCGATATTCCAGGAACAAGGGAAGTTTTACATAATAATATTTCCTTTGGAGGAGTAGCTTTAAAAGATGCTAATTTACCTAATGAAAATGTAACTGATAATTCTTGGAATAAAAGCGGAGTTTCTGTAACAGCAGATGATTTCCAAAGTTTAGATGCAAGTCAAATGACAAGGCCACGTGGAAAAGATGGTGAGTTACCTGATATTACATTTATGCATCTTAATAGTAATAGTGATCTAAACGGACTAGGCTGTTTTTAG
- a CDS encoding glycoside hydrolase 43 family protein — MLKNKLYKKRNYLNKIISMSVLSFVLLASPILPANAYTSDLGNGTYQNPVMYADYPDNSVIKVGSTYYMGCSSISYMPGLPILKSQDLVNWEICSYAYDRIDVGMNGIDKAHADAYNLVGGKNVYSKGCWAPSLKYNNGKFYATFSSLDLGKTFVCTRNAPMDFGGWDFTEIKGIGYAHDADLFFDTDGRVYLVNGGCTITELNTDCKSVKAGGINKKIFDGGSTHDGNRIFKKNGYYYILSTPVKDGGGYQRIEKAWRSKTLTGTYEQKVILDDGANHQVCVVEDGSYNWAALFEDKGAVGRIPKIAPVTWINDWPMIGVNGSGKVPATYNKPASGNGIKSPDTSDDFTKATAISSQWQWNHNPDNSKWSLSEHPGWLRLKTSYAANILEARNTLAQRIQGPKSSGWVKLDATNIKPGQISGLSAFHSKYGYIAVRNDNGTKKLVQYNVDGTETSINLDNNTVYLKVDADCDTQIAKFYYSYDANSWTKLGNNLKMDFFYKLWFIGYRFALFNYTTGSDTSGYADFDYFKFSPTATGVGK, encoded by the coding sequence ATGTTAAAAAACAAGTTATACAAAAAAAGAAACTACCTCAATAAGATAATTTCTATGTCTGTACTATCTTTTGTGTTACTAGCATCACCAATTCTTCCAGCCAATGCATATACTTCAGATTTAGGAAATGGAACTTATCAGAATCCTGTTATGTATGCTGATTATCCAGATAACAGCGTTATTAAAGTTGGATCAACATACTATATGGGATGCTCTAGCATTAGTTATATGCCAGGTCTTCCTATTTTAAAATCACAAGATCTTGTAAATTGGGAAATTTGTTCTTATGCATATGATCGAATTGATGTAGGAATGAATGGTATTGATAAAGCTCATGCTGATGCGTATAATTTAGTAGGTGGAAAAAACGTATACAGTAAGGGATGTTGGGCTCCAAGTTTAAAGTATAATAATGGTAAGTTTTATGCTACTTTTTCTTCTCTTGATCTAGGTAAAACTTTTGTATGTACAAGAAATGCTCCAATGGACTTTGGTGGCTGGGATTTTACAGAAATTAAAGGTATAGGATATGCACATGATGCAGATTTATTCTTTGATACTGATGGAAGAGTGTATCTTGTTAATGGAGGGTGTACTATAACAGAGTTAAATACAGATTGTAAATCTGTCAAGGCTGGAGGTATAAATAAGAAAATTTTTGATGGCGGTAGTACTCATGATGGTAATAGGATTTTTAAGAAAAATGGTTATTACTATATACTTTCAACACCTGTAAAGGATGGTGGAGGGTACCAACGTATAGAGAAAGCCTGGAGATCTAAAACTCTTACAGGTACTTATGAACAAAAGGTAATTTTAGATGATGGTGCAAATCATCAGGTTTGTGTGGTTGAAGATGGTAGTTATAATTGGGCAGCACTGTTTGAAGATAAGGGTGCAGTTGGACGAATTCCAAAGATTGCTCCTGTTACATGGATTAATGACTGGCCAATGATAGGTGTAAATGGAAGTGGTAAAGTACCAGCAACATATAACAAGCCTGCATCAGGAAATGGAATAAAATCACCTGATACAAGTGATGACTTTACAAAAGCAACAGCCATATCTTCGCAGTGGCAGTGGAATCATAATCCAGACAACTCAAAATGGAGCTTGTCTGAACATCCAGGTTGGTTAAGATTAAAAACAAGTTACGCAGCTAACATTCTTGAAGCAAGGAACACTCTAGCCCAGAGAATACAAGGGCCAAAATCTTCAGGATGGGTTAAATTAGACGCAACTAATATCAAACCTGGTCAGATTTCAGGATTATCAGCTTTCCATAGTAAATATGGCTATATAGCAGTAAGGAATGATAATGGAACTAAGAAACTAGTTCAATATAATGTAGATGGGACAGAAACTTCTATTAACCTTGATAACAACACTGTGTACTTGAAGGTTGATGCTGATTGTGATACACAAATAGCTAAATTTTATTATAGTTATGATGCTAATAGCTGGACAAAGCTTGGTAATAATTTAAAAATGGACTTTTTCTATAAATTATGGTTTATAGGATACAGGTTTGCTCTCTTTAATTATACAACTGGTTCTGATACTAGTGGATATGCTGACTTTGATTACTTTAAGTTTAGCCCTACTGCAACAGGTGTGGGCAAATAA
- a CDS encoding barstar family protein, with product MNKVVIQGSKLLDKNILHQILKQELKLPNHYGENLDALWDCLTTDIQLPLTIEWVDFQKSKGLLGDYAENTLEIFKEAEKFTGGRFNIIFS from the coding sequence TTGAATAAAGTAGTAATACAAGGTAGTAAGCTTTTGGATAAAAATATTTTGCACCAAATTTTAAAACAGGAATTAAAGCTTCCTAATCATTATGGTGAAAATTTAGATGCACTATGGGATTGTCTAACTACTGATATTCAATTGCCACTTACAATTGAATGGGTTGACTTTCAAAAAAGTAAAGGCCTCTTAGGTGATTATGCTGAAAATACCTTAGAAATTTTTAAAGAAGCTGAAAAATTTACTGGGGGAAGATTTAATATAATTTTTTCTTAG
- a CDS encoding ribonuclease domain-containing protein: protein MKKLFIKKISTVFILLLMFISLFGCAATNETAANKQQDNHVENTKSEDKKADSGQNGDSKDKKIINDFQGVADYIHKNGTLPENFITKAQADKLGWKPGDDLSKVAPGKSIGGDIFKNAEKSLPDAPNRIWHECDINYNGGHRGDDRILYSNDGLIYSTSDHYKTFKVLYKGK from the coding sequence ATGAAAAAATTATTTATAAAGAAAATTTCTACTGTTTTTATACTTTTACTTATGTTCATAAGTTTATTTGGATGTGCGGCGACAAATGAAACTGCTGCAAATAAGCAACAGGACAACCATGTGGAGAATACAAAATCAGAAGATAAAAAGGCAGACTCTGGCCAAAATGGAGATTCAAAAGATAAAAAAATAATTAATGATTTTCAAGGTGTTGCAGATTATATACATAAAAATGGAACGTTGCCTGAAAATTTTATAACAAAAGCACAAGCGGATAAGCTTGGATGGAAGCCAGGAGATGATCTTAGCAAAGTTGCACCTGGTAAAAGTATAGGTGGAGATATTTTTAAAAATGCTGAAAAATCTCTACCAGATGCGCCTAATAGAATTTGGCATGAATGCGATATTAACTATAATGGAGGACATCGTGGAGATGATAGGATCCTTTATTCCAATGATGGATTAATTTATTCTACATCAGATCATTACAAAACATTTAAAGTATTATATAAAGGAAAATAA